ctctgccaatagCATTCTTATAAATTGCCGAGAGAAGAGGCTGCTTTATCCCGACttagaggagcctgagttgttaaCATCAAAAGGGGTTGTGAAGGAACTACAAAAGGGCGCACAGTGTTACATAATCTTCACACATCTTGAGGTGGAGAAAAAGGCGGGGGCGTCAGTTATACCGGGGGTGCATGAGTTTGAGGATGTATTCCTGgaggaggtggagttctctattaaCCTGCTACCAGGAACAGGTCCGGTGTCGATGGCTCTATACTGGatggctccggcagagttggtGGAGCTTAAGAATCAAATAGAAGAATTAATAGGGAAGCAGTTCATCTGACCCAGTACTTCACCTTAGGGAGCACCAATGTTATTGGTGAAGAAAAAGGATGGAAGTTcacgtctgtgtgtggactacaaaCAGTTAAATAAgatgaccatcaagaacaagtatccccTTTCGAGAAtcgatgacttgatggatcagttgcacgAATCGtcggtgttctcgaagatagatctgcggTCAGAttatcatcagattttggtgaaggatgatgatgatgtgcagaagacggccTTCAGGTCCAGATGtggccactatgagtatgtggttatgccttttggtgtgaccaatgctccggtggtgtttatggactacatgaacataATTTTCCGGCCATTCTTAGATAAGTTCGTCGTAGTCTTTATAGACGATATACTAATCTATTCTAGGACTTaggaggaacatgcagaacacctgaggttggtgcttggtgttctaagggagaagcagttgtatgtcaagttgtccaagtgtgaatt
This region of Vigna unguiculata cultivar IT97K-499-35 chromosome 5, ASM411807v1, whole genome shotgun sequence genomic DNA includes:
- the LOC114184460 gene encoding uncharacterized protein LOC114184460; the protein is MEGYRKCNNCGKEGHFGKDCPTLARAATHPPCELVVSTPTSGLVRTSSLCARCPVEVEGRKYKVNLICLPLKELEMILEMDWLSANSILINCREKRLLYPDLEEPELLTSKGVVKELQKGAQCYIIFTHLEVEKKAGASVIPGVHEFEDVFLEEVEFSINLLPGTGPVSMALYWMAPAELVELKNQIEELIGKQFI